From Roseovarius nanhaiticus, one genomic window encodes:
- a CDS encoding response regulator: MTTSDAGANFSQQIAHHLPYLRRYARALTGSQSSGDAFATTTLEAILMDRDAYANDASPRVALFRAFRLVWQSAGAPDQQSDMPMPRSLETAAQGHMAQLTPDTRQALLLNSIEEFSAEEIGQIMDISTQDAEDLIAAARREIEESMAGDVLVIEDEAIIAMDLHSIVTSIGHNVTGIGRTRDAAIELGLKKTPNLILADIQLADNSSGIDAVNALLQQIGDIPVIFITAFPERLLTGDKPEPAFVIAKPYTEDQVRSAVGQAMFFSSTETLKTA, from the coding sequence ATGACAACTTCTGACGCTGGCGCAAACTTTTCTCAGCAAATCGCGCATCACTTACCCTATCTCAGACGCTATGCCCGCGCTTTGACCGGCAGCCAGTCCAGCGGAGATGCATTCGCGACGACCACGCTGGAAGCGATTCTGATGGATCGCGACGCATATGCCAATGACGCCAGCCCGCGTGTTGCGCTGTTCAGGGCGTTTCGCCTTGTCTGGCAAAGCGCCGGCGCTCCTGACCAGCAGTCAGACATGCCGATGCCGCGCAGCTTGGAAACAGCCGCGCAAGGGCATATGGCGCAGTTGACACCCGACACACGCCAGGCGCTGCTCCTCAACTCGATCGAGGAGTTTTCGGCTGAGGAAATCGGGCAGATCATGGATATCAGCACCCAGGATGCCGAAGATCTGATTGCGGCCGCGCGCCGCGAGATCGAAGAGAGCATGGCGGGCGATGTTCTGGTCATCGAAGACGAAGCGATCATCGCAATGGACCTTCATAGCATTGTCACCTCCATCGGGCACAATGTCACCGGGATTGGGCGCACGCGCGACGCTGCGATCGAATTGGGCCTCAAGAAAACACCCAATCTTATCCTCGCAGACATTCAGCTTGCTGATAACTCGTCGGGAATTGATGCAGTCAATGCCTTGCTTCAGCAGATTGGCGACATCCCGGTGATCTTCATCACTGCGTTCCCCGAGCGACTGCTGACAGGCGACAAGCCCGAACCGGCCTTTGTCATCGCCAAACCCTACACCGAGGATCAGGTGCGCTCGGCCGTGGGCCAGGCCATGTTCTTCTCCTCCACCGAGACGCTTAAAACCGCTTGA
- a CDS encoding RNA polymerase sigma factor: protein MTSKTDAGAAQMDPRDEIVTHLKPMRAFALSLTRDVARADDLVQDTVVKAWTNIDKFAVGTNMRAWLFTILRNTFYSERRKAKREVADVDGAMTERMSEKPAHDGRLALTDFRRAFDQLPAEQREALILVGAQGFAYEEAAQMCGCAVGTVKSRANRGRKRLAEMLNMQEDEAMELTDQATVAVISRNPTM from the coding sequence ATGACATCGAAAACAGATGCGGGCGCCGCGCAGATGGATCCGCGCGACGAAATCGTGACGCATCTCAAGCCGATGCGCGCCTTTGCGTTGTCGCTGACCCGCGATGTCGCCCGCGCTGATGATCTGGTGCAGGACACCGTCGTAAAGGCGTGGACAAATATCGACAAGTTCGCCGTCGGCACGAACATGCGTGCATGGCTCTTTACCATTTTGCGCAACACGTTCTATTCCGAGCGCCGCAAGGCAAAGCGCGAAGTCGCGGATGTAGATGGTGCGATGACGGAGCGGATGTCCGAAAAGCCGGCGCATGATGGCCGTCTGGCACTGACAGATTTCCGCCGTGCCTTTGATCAACTGCCAGCCGAGCAACGCGAGGCGCTGATCCTCGTCGGGGCGCAAGGCTTTGCCTACGAAGAGGCTGCGCAAATGTGTGGTTGCGCTGTGGGGACGGTTAAAAGTCGCGCCAATCGTGGGCGCAAGCGCTTGGCCGAGATGTTGAACATGCAAGAGGACGAAGCGATGGAGCTGACCGATCAAGCCACCGTCGCCGTCATCAGCCGCAACCCGACCATGTGA
- a CDS encoding ABC transporter permease, producing the protein MSMTDDDGPKDNVLKRIFIRVGVLPFFLGIALIVFTILSDKFLTVQNLVNVGRQSVYLILVSLGQMLVLISGGFDLSVGTVIALSSVVSAMTMAAMAPMFPEAVWIAIAIGALAGFGAALIVGGINGIGVAVFEVSPFIMTLGVSSVGAGLALFLTGGIPVSGLPFAFGNVFGFGRLWGVPVPVIVAAICVVLMWVFMARTRAGAQIYAVGGNIKAAHLSAINTKRTLMTAYILCSLIAALTGLLLTARVESGEANLGGTIALESIAACVIAGVSLRGGLGRVENVVLGGFFIILVQNGMNLAQVSSYMQMVLLGALLILAVIFDQLRFRMIMSGR; encoded by the coding sequence ATGAGCATGACTGACGACGATGGCCCAAAGGACAACGTCCTTAAGCGGATTTTCATCCGGGTCGGTGTCTTGCCCTTCTTCCTCGGGATCGCGCTGATTGTCTTCACGATTCTGTCGGACAAGTTCCTCACTGTCCAAAACCTCGTCAATGTGGGGCGTCAGTCAGTCTATCTGATCCTCGTGTCGCTGGGGCAGATGCTGGTGCTGATCTCTGGGGGCTTCGATCTTTCGGTGGGCACGGTGATTGCGCTCAGCTCGGTCGTGTCGGCGATGACCATGGCGGCCATGGCGCCCATGTTTCCCGAGGCAGTCTGGATCGCCATCGCCATCGGCGCGCTGGCGGGCTTTGGCGCCGCATTGATCGTGGGCGGCATCAACGGCATCGGCGTTGCGGTGTTCGAGGTGTCGCCCTTCATCATGACGCTGGGCGTGAGTTCCGTGGGCGCGGGCCTCGCCCTTTTCCTGACCGGCGGTATCCCGGTGTCGGGCCTGCCCTTCGCCTTCGGCAATGTCTTTGGCTTCGGCAGGCTTTGGGGCGTGCCGGTGCCGGTGATCGTTGCGGCCATCTGCGTTGTGCTGATGTGGGTCTTCATGGCCCGCACCCGCGCCGGGGCGCAAATCTATGCGGTGGGCGGCAATATCAAGGCGGCGCACCTCTCGGCCATCAACACCAAGCGGACGCTGATGACCGCCTATATCCTTTGTTCGCTGATTGCGGCGCTGACCGGCCTCTTGCTGACCGCGCGCGTGGAATCCGGCGAGGCCAATCTGGGCGGTACCATCGCACTGGAATCCATAGCCGCCTGCGTCATCGCGGGCGTCAGCCTGCGCGGCGGCCTCGGCCGTGTCGAGAACGTGGTGCTGGGCGGCTTCTTCATCATCCTGGTACAGAATGGCATGAATCTGGCGCAGGTCAGCTCATACATGCAAATGGTCCTTTTGGGCGCGCTTCTGATCCTCGCCGTGATCTTTGACCAGCTGCGGTTCCGCATGATCATGAGCGGACGTTAG
- the dps gene encoding DNA starvation/stationary phase protection protein Dps, whose amino-acid sequence MPEAFADYLSDNAREASINHLNVALATGIQLQLAIKQAHWNIKGPSFIGIHELLDDVYDRMGEHIDTIAERCVILGGTADGTVEAAQKDGKLAPYPADAVHQDTHIEELKKRMVQFAALVHDSLKEVGESGDEETADLFTGVSRDVSKDAWFIGAHHTSAKS is encoded by the coding sequence ATGCCCGAAGCATTTGCAGACTATCTTAGCGATAACGCCCGCGAGGCGTCGATCAATCACCTGAACGTTGCATTGGCGACCGGCATCCAGCTTCAACTTGCGATCAAGCAGGCACATTGGAACATCAAGGGTCCCAGCTTTATCGGCATCCATGAACTTCTGGACGACGTCTACGACCGCATGGGCGAGCACATCGACACCATTGCCGAGCGCTGCGTGATCTTGGGCGGCACAGCCGATGGTACGGTCGAAGCCGCGCAGAAAGACGGCAAGCTGGCCCCCTATCCGGCCGATGCCGTCCATCAGGACACCCATATTGAAGAGCTGAAAAAGCGCATGGTCCAGTTCGCGGCTCTTGTCCATGACAGCCTTAAGGAAGTGGGCGAGTCCGGCGACGAAGAGACGGCAGATCTTTTCACGGGCGTCAGCCGCGACGTGAGCAAGGACGCATGGTTTATCGGCGCGCATCACACAAGCGCGAAAAGCTAA
- a CDS encoding DUF1328 domain-containing protein, which yields MLYWAVVFFIVAIVAAVFGFGGIASASAGIAQILFFVFIVLFAVALIARVLRK from the coding sequence ATGTTATATTGGGCCGTTGTCTTCTTTATCGTTGCAATCGTTGCCGCCGTCTTTGGATTTGGCGGCATCGCATCAGCATCGGCGGGGATTGCCCAAATCCTGTTCTTTGTCTTTATCGTATTGTTTGCTGTGGCCCTGATCGCGCGCGTATTGCGCAAGTAG
- a CDS encoding NepR family anti-sigma factor: MTMGGKSDKESRVGVGGSSGKVPKRNQIDESLKRVYKEMLEEDVPDRFEELLKQLREQDKS, encoded by the coding sequence GTGACGATGGGGGGCAAGAGCGACAAGGAAAGTAGGGTCGGAGTCGGCGGATCTTCGGGCAAGGTTCCGAAACGCAATCAGATTGATGAAAGCCTCAAACGCGTCTACAAAGAGATGCTGGAAGAGGATGTGCCCGATCGGTTTGAGGAATTGCTCAAGCAGCTACGTGAGCAGGACAAGTCATGA
- a CDS encoding sensor histidine kinase produces the protein MLRRRDALLPRVALMLTLALLPLGIIAVAQTQSAIVAARDTYRASLSAQTSRLISSEREAIQTARGITEGLANALAVLGPDDTICQDLMQFSADRNEEVVFLGYIDRERRSTCNNFGVNYDFSGIGALNRAMDLEDLAVTYNPAGGASGMPVVVLQQPVYTGQGVFRGFVTLSMLSDDMSASRASDPTAEDAVVVTFNADGTVLTSDEVPGGYAEFLPSQTELASLVGQGTQLFSETARNGQLRDFSVVPILNGKVYGLGSWQSQQPLLRERAFSLFTLLFPILMWLISLVVALMAIRLQVIGPIRVLGRQMRDFAQGRRVFRSETLTNAPTELREIGEIFSTMARKLTRDEADLENTVHERDVLIKEVHHRVKNNLQLMSSILNMQSRNAMNTSTRSALRKVQNRLTSLAAVHRGLYETPLVSQVRVDTLLQDLLGQLAKLGDSEEAPLDVSLELQPVTLVPDQAGPLAMLAAEGFTNALKYATAGDDGRRRIRVRLHPDESGPDMVMFEIANTVQNEMRAETEEGLGLKLIQAFCAQLDCRMKSSEEEAGWYAMQVCFKQQQFAPEQHTPRV, from the coding sequence TTGCTTCGACGGCGCGACGCGCTGTTGCCGCGTGTCGCCCTCATGTTGACGCTGGCGCTTCTTCCGCTTGGGATCATTGCGGTCGCGCAGACTCAAAGCGCCATCGTTGCCGCGCGCGACACATATCGCGCCAGCCTGAGCGCCCAGACCTCGCGCCTCATCTCATCCGAGCGCGAGGCGATACAGACCGCGCGCGGCATTACCGAAGGGCTTGCCAATGCGTTGGCGGTGTTGGGGCCCGATGACACCATTTGTCAGGACCTGATGCAGTTCTCGGCCGACCGGAACGAGGAGGTCGTGTTTCTAGGCTATATCGATAGAGAACGCCGTTCGACCTGCAACAATTTCGGGGTCAATTACGACTTCTCCGGGATCGGCGCCCTCAATCGCGCGATGGATCTGGAAGACCTTGCCGTGACCTATAATCCGGCCGGAGGTGCCAGCGGTATGCCGGTGGTTGTCCTTCAGCAGCCGGTCTACACAGGGCAGGGCGTTTTTCGCGGCTTCGTGACCCTTTCCATGCTCAGCGATGACATGTCCGCGAGCCGCGCGTCGGATCCTACCGCCGAGGACGCAGTGGTTGTGACCTTCAACGCCGACGGGACCGTTCTGACATCCGATGAAGTGCCTGGGGGGTATGCGGAATTCCTGCCATCCCAGACTGAGTTGGCCAGTCTGGTGGGACAGGGGACGCAACTTTTCTCAGAGACTGCGCGAAACGGCCAGTTGCGCGACTTTTCGGTTGTTCCGATTTTGAATGGAAAGGTCTATGGCCTCGGCAGTTGGCAGTCACAGCAGCCGCTGTTGCGAGAGCGGGCATTCTCGCTCTTTACCCTGCTTTTCCCTATCTTGATGTGGTTGATCAGCCTTGTTGTTGCGCTAATGGCCATTCGGCTGCAAGTGATCGGCCCGATCAGGGTGCTGGGACGTCAGATGCGTGATTTTGCCCAAGGACGCCGCGTTTTTCGGAGCGAGACCTTGACGAACGCGCCGACCGAATTGCGTGAGATCGGCGAAATCTTTTCGACCATGGCGCGCAAATTGACACGCGACGAGGCCGACTTGGAGAATACCGTTCACGAGCGCGATGTGTTGATCAAGGAAGTGCATCACCGGGTAAAGAACAACCTTCAGCTGATGTCATCGATCCTCAACATGCAGTCGCGCAATGCGATGAACACAAGCACCCGCAGTGCCTTGCGCAAGGTGCAAAATCGCCTGACCAGCCTCGCCGCCGTGCATCGCGGCCTTTACGAGACGCCGCTGGTCAGTCAGGTGCGGGTCGATACGCTGCTTCAAGACCTTTTGGGCCAGCTGGCCAAATTGGGCGATAGCGAGGAGGCGCCGCTCGATGTCTCGCTCGAGCTGCAGCCTGTGACCTTGGTGCCCGATCAGGCGGGTCCGCTGGCGATGCTTGCGGCGGAAGGATTCACCAATGCGCTGAAATACGCCACCGCAGGCGATGACGGACGCCGCCGCATCCGCGTGCGCCTTCACCCGGACGAGTCCGGTCCCGACATGGTGATGTTCGAGATCGCGAATACCGTCCAGAACGAGATGCGCGCCGAGACCGAAGAGGGTCTGGGCCTCAAGCTGATACAGGCCTTCTGTGCGCAGCTGGATTGCCGCATGAAAAGCAGCGAGGAAGAGGCCGGCTGGTACGCGATGCAGGTCTGCTTCAAGCAACAACAATTTGCGCCCGAGCAGCATACGCCGCGGGTCTGA
- a CDS encoding DUF883 family protein, whose translation MAQTKSPDSEDLQKQIATLRQDLAGITETLGAMAKAQKEGMTDAAQKRFEDARARGADAINSAQAQANALNAQAHDFVQEKPALSLGMAAALGFVVGILSTNRR comes from the coding sequence ATGGCACAGACCAAATCCCCCGATAGCGAAGACCTGCAAAAGCAGATCGCAACCCTGCGTCAGGATCTGGCCGGCATCACCGAAACGCTGGGCGCTATGGCCAAGGCTCAAAAAGAGGGCATGACCGACGCTGCGCAAAAGCGCTTTGAAGATGCGCGTGCTCGCGGTGCCGACGCGATCAACAGCGCACAGGCGCAGGCAAATGCGCTGAACGCGCAAGCGCATGACTTCGTCCAGGAGAAGCCCGCACTGTCGCTGGGAATGGCTGCGGCATTGGGGTTTGTCGTGGGCATCCTCTCCACCAACCGGCGCTAA